A genome region from Pseudorca crassidens isolate mPseCra1 chromosome 20, mPseCra1.hap1, whole genome shotgun sequence includes the following:
- the ZNF567 gene encoding zinc finger protein 567 isoform X1 — protein sequence MAQGSVSFKDVTVDFSQEEWQHLDPAQKMLYMDVMLENYCHLVSVGCHMTKPDVILKLERGEEPWTSFTGHTCLEEKWKAEDFLVKFKEQQDKLSRSVVLINHKKLIKENSSAYEKTFTLSKNPINSKNLPPEYDTHGKIFKNVSELIISNLSPTRKRLSEHNGYGKSLLNTKPETAHSGGKSHNQCGRTVSHNEMIMQYHEIETSAQSFGYNDCEKSFLKKGGLITHNRAYRREKPSEYNKRRRTTNIEKKHICTECGKSFCRKSVLILHQGIHTEEKPYQCHQCGNSFRRKSYLIDHQRTHTGEKPFVCNECGKSFRLKTALTDHQRTHTGEKSYECPQCRNAFRLKSHLIRHQRTHTGEKPYECNDCGKSFRQKTTLSLHQRIHTGEKPYICKECGKSFHQKANLTVHQRTHTGEKPYICNECGKSFSQKTTLALHEKTHNEEKPYICNECGKSFRQKTTLVAHQRTHTGEKSYECPHCGKAFRMKSYLIDHHRTHTGEKPYECNECGKSFSQKTNLNLHQRIHTGEKPYICNECGKSFRQKATLTVHQKIHTGQKSYECPQCGKAFSRKSYLIHHQRTHTGEKPYKCNECGKCFRQKTNLIVHQRTHTGEKPYICNECGKSFSYKRNLIVHQRTHKGENMVMQ from the exons GGATCAGTGTCATTCAAAGATGTGACTGTGGACTTTAGTCAGGAGGAGTGGCAGCACCTGGATCCTGCTCAGAAGATGCTATACATGGATGTGATGTTGGAAAACTATTGCCACCTCGTTTCTGTGG GGTGTCACATGACCAAGCCTGACGTGATCCTCAAGTTGGAACGAGGAGAAGAGCCATGGACATCATTTACAGGTCATACCTGTTTAG AAGAAAAGTGGAAAGCTGAAGACTTTTTAGTGAAATTCAAGGAACAACAAGATAAATTATCTAGATCAGTTGTATTAATCAACCACAAAAAACTGATTAAGGAGAACAGTAGTGCATATGAAAAGACATTTACTTTAAGCAAAAACCCTATTAATTCAAAAAACCTACCTCCTGAATATGACACtcatggaaagatttttaaaaatgtttcagaatTAATCATCAGTAATCTAAGTCCTACAAGAAAGAGACTTAGTGAGCATAATGGATATGGGAAATCACTCCTCAATACTAAGCCAGAGACAGCTCACTCTGGAGGCAAATCCCATAATCAGTGTGGTAGGACTGTCAGTCATAATGAAATGATTATGCAATATCATGAGATAGAAACTTCAGCACAGTCATTTGGATATAATGACTGTGAGAAATCCTTCCTTAAAAAAGGAGGCCTAATTACACATAATAGAGCTTACAGAAGGGAAAAACCATCTGAATATAATAAAAGGAGAAGAACAACCAATATTGAAAAAAAGCATATATGCACTGAATGTGGGAAGTCCTTCTGCAGGAAATCAGTATTGATTCTGCATCAGGGAATTCACACAGAGGAAAAACCCTACCAATGTCATCAATGTGGAAATTCATTTAGAAGGAAATCATATCTCATTGATCATCAGagaactcacactggagagaaaccctttgTTTGTAATGAATGTGGTAAGTCCTTCCGCCTAAAGACAGCCCTCACTGATCATCAGAGAACACATACAGGGGAGAAATCATATGAATGTCCACAATGTAGGAATGCCTTCAGATTGAAGTCACACCTCATTCGTCATCAGAGaactcacacaggagagaaaccatatgagtGTAATGACTGTGGGAAGTCTTTCCGCCAGAAGACAACACTCTCCctacatcagagaattcatacaggagagaaaccctatatTTGTAAAGAATGTGGGAAGTCCTTTCACCAGAAGGCAAATCTTACTGTACATCAGAGAACTCATACAGGGGAAAAGCCCTATAtttgtaatgaatgtgggaaatccttcTCTCAGAAGACAACCCTCGCTCTTCATGAGAAGACTCATAATGAAGAGAAACCTTATATTTGTAATGAGTGTGGAAAATCCTTCCGCCAGAAGACAACCCTTGTGGCACATCAGAGAACACATACAGGGGAAAAATCCTATGAATGTCCTCACTGTGGGAAGGCTTTTAGAATGAAGTCGTACCTCATTGATCATCACAGaactcacacaggagagaaaccatatgaatgtaatgaatgtgggaaatccttcAGTCAGAAGACAAATCTCAAtctacatcagagaattcatacaggAGAGAAGCCCTATATTTGTAATGAGTGTGGGAAGTCTTTTCGCCAGAAAGCAACCCTCACTGTACATCAGAAAATACATACAGGGCAGAAATCCTATGAATGCCCTcagtgtgggaaagcctttagcAGGAAGTCATATCTCATTCATCATCAAAGAactcatacaggagagaaaccatacaagtgtaatgaatgtgggaagtGCTTCCGCCAGAAGACAAATCTCATTGTACATCAGAGAACTCATACAGGGGAGAAGCCTTATATTTGTAATGAGTGTGGTAAGTCCTTCAGTTATAAGAGAAACCTTATTGTCCATCAGAGAACTCACAAGGGAGAAAACATGGTAATGCAGTAA
- the ZNF567 gene encoding zinc finger protein 567 isoform X2 yields MAQGSVSFKDVTVDFSQEEWQHLDPAQKMLYMDVMLENYCHLVSVGCHMTKPDVILKLERGEEPWTSFTGHTCLEKWKAEDFLVKFKEQQDKLSRSVVLINHKKLIKENSSAYEKTFTLSKNPINSKNLPPEYDTHGKIFKNVSELIISNLSPTRKRLSEHNGYGKSLLNTKPETAHSGGKSHNQCGRTVSHNEMIMQYHEIETSAQSFGYNDCEKSFLKKGGLITHNRAYRREKPSEYNKRRRTTNIEKKHICTECGKSFCRKSVLILHQGIHTEEKPYQCHQCGNSFRRKSYLIDHQRTHTGEKPFVCNECGKSFRLKTALTDHQRTHTGEKSYECPQCRNAFRLKSHLIRHQRTHTGEKPYECNDCGKSFRQKTTLSLHQRIHTGEKPYICKECGKSFHQKANLTVHQRTHTGEKPYICNECGKSFSQKTTLALHEKTHNEEKPYICNECGKSFRQKTTLVAHQRTHTGEKSYECPHCGKAFRMKSYLIDHHRTHTGEKPYECNECGKSFSQKTNLNLHQRIHTGEKPYICNECGKSFRQKATLTVHQKIHTGQKSYECPQCGKAFSRKSYLIHHQRTHTGEKPYKCNECGKCFRQKTNLIVHQRTHTGEKPYICNECGKSFSYKRNLIVHQRTHKGENMVMQ; encoded by the exons GGATCAGTGTCATTCAAAGATGTGACTGTGGACTTTAGTCAGGAGGAGTGGCAGCACCTGGATCCTGCTCAGAAGATGCTATACATGGATGTGATGTTGGAAAACTATTGCCACCTCGTTTCTGTGG GGTGTCACATGACCAAGCCTGACGTGATCCTCAAGTTGGAACGAGGAGAAGAGCCATGGACATCATTTACAGGTCATACCTGTTTAG AAAAGTGGAAAGCTGAAGACTTTTTAGTGAAATTCAAGGAACAACAAGATAAATTATCTAGATCAGTTGTATTAATCAACCACAAAAAACTGATTAAGGAGAACAGTAGTGCATATGAAAAGACATTTACTTTAAGCAAAAACCCTATTAATTCAAAAAACCTACCTCCTGAATATGACACtcatggaaagatttttaaaaatgtttcagaatTAATCATCAGTAATCTAAGTCCTACAAGAAAGAGACTTAGTGAGCATAATGGATATGGGAAATCACTCCTCAATACTAAGCCAGAGACAGCTCACTCTGGAGGCAAATCCCATAATCAGTGTGGTAGGACTGTCAGTCATAATGAAATGATTATGCAATATCATGAGATAGAAACTTCAGCACAGTCATTTGGATATAATGACTGTGAGAAATCCTTCCTTAAAAAAGGAGGCCTAATTACACATAATAGAGCTTACAGAAGGGAAAAACCATCTGAATATAATAAAAGGAGAAGAACAACCAATATTGAAAAAAAGCATATATGCACTGAATGTGGGAAGTCCTTCTGCAGGAAATCAGTATTGATTCTGCATCAGGGAATTCACACAGAGGAAAAACCCTACCAATGTCATCAATGTGGAAATTCATTTAGAAGGAAATCATATCTCATTGATCATCAGagaactcacactggagagaaaccctttgTTTGTAATGAATGTGGTAAGTCCTTCCGCCTAAAGACAGCCCTCACTGATCATCAGAGAACACATACAGGGGAGAAATCATATGAATGTCCACAATGTAGGAATGCCTTCAGATTGAAGTCACACCTCATTCGTCATCAGAGaactcacacaggagagaaaccatatgagtGTAATGACTGTGGGAAGTCTTTCCGCCAGAAGACAACACTCTCCctacatcagagaattcatacaggagagaaaccctatatTTGTAAAGAATGTGGGAAGTCCTTTCACCAGAAGGCAAATCTTACTGTACATCAGAGAACTCATACAGGGGAAAAGCCCTATAtttgtaatgaatgtgggaaatccttcTCTCAGAAGACAACCCTCGCTCTTCATGAGAAGACTCATAATGAAGAGAAACCTTATATTTGTAATGAGTGTGGAAAATCCTTCCGCCAGAAGACAACCCTTGTGGCACATCAGAGAACACATACAGGGGAAAAATCCTATGAATGTCCTCACTGTGGGAAGGCTTTTAGAATGAAGTCGTACCTCATTGATCATCACAGaactcacacaggagagaaaccatatgaatgtaatgaatgtgggaaatccttcAGTCAGAAGACAAATCTCAAtctacatcagagaattcatacaggAGAGAAGCCCTATATTTGTAATGAGTGTGGGAAGTCTTTTCGCCAGAAAGCAACCCTCACTGTACATCAGAAAATACATACAGGGCAGAAATCCTATGAATGCCCTcagtgtgggaaagcctttagcAGGAAGTCATATCTCATTCATCATCAAAGAactcatacaggagagaaaccatacaagtgtaatgaatgtgggaagtGCTTCCGCCAGAAGACAAATCTCATTGTACATCAGAGAACTCATACAGGGGAGAAGCCTTATATTTGTAATGAGTGTGGTAAGTCCTTCAGTTATAAGAGAAACCTTATTGTCCATCAGAGAACTCACAAGGGAGAAAACATGGTAATGCAGTAA